In the Pseudomonas orientalis genome, one interval contains:
- a CDS encoding NEL-type E3 ubiquitin ligase domain-containing protein produces the protein MTTPPSAADETDTPLVLTSESWQQQQIVQLVHENVKTFMGKLPPEEQKEYLRLCKDHAEREKTLSIALNDFYSDLNKQLVEALESALKNKAGKPINAQTTYLKTRVRQLPVALDDLPANDRLSDQVRIFKEDLSVREYQRSITLLEAAYRNFGFTAYFSTEEQRASSISDTALSVKDFVAVARSVDFGKRINDYIQAQFRKRLSNALFGLQGTKLVIALRDAYRTQASWSIGEQAFNDLKTWLFDSSLHWELHQLDAGGDKIAMPFFTRRFESPEGACVYSYFPDRPNGALRRHGSQHEAVQSLQDQIRNDVGLEHFNWFMKAISLDNQEKLRTFIKPLKVNRDELYWHARILYDLFVSKTPNRQKLTVERFATGARSLAHTLPVYHGWPIQADLNRLARTNKVADREAAEALATYLVSETLSMLLIPVPGGVTGLSKVMLVAMLGTLVYQTWSAIAALRRGQQAELVQAVGDIFDLLVGLRLQGAAAKLSARRTGKLMNALGNPNYGTAADGKPALWFINDYTQIAPSFLAGVEPNPQGLFEKGSLNYIKLEVDNQTRFARVTLEKSSGRYQLDTDLAASVRPYVTYSPKQGRWNLDPVDTRALSEAQLLQHMISPSELSMTPQACRRALNVAGIDRQELLDIWFGRQPVPPTLTQAIENQHLREGLEQLQTALKQRDGRLPTLADRALPALLADLGSCTINLYTADGKTMLSSHTPPGAANAPTPITIDLRQDGSDRYRPLATTASVAPLMQQVLHEHERLDPKSILGKTGRGSEDQHLENRLLGLRKKLGAHLEAHHEAVYAALRTDRLREHLGVTHEARRFAPTALLDQTFSDSPAVRLLRRRFPQLSRPMAVDLLQRHPSLRDIGLYSPLHAPVRAAIFKSVEQSIITEALGALSDPSGRGLNAQSEALFCQLLTLLPDWSSDVGVQVYQGNVDPAGTITRRGPLLDTYGSEDADSMIMLVKSGNRYAAYLAHNGELQPAAKGENSLLSATLHSLTDAQRTALGRKIHDVDGLAQDILQQARVQQAHLPEFLIASRELPLSSQSLSAFRIVYKQLPDNADADGIHALSERNYVSIDGGIYQVMFDRDASTATGKVWRIVKPDDPVAQDEGNLYNSSRAGESHAITRNAANVWVSAVVGAQGGVRGPGHEWSFFRQLSDQAAAATNRLRNPQSRVRKLFPIFTDEQVSTFVQSLGDNVTGELTRRETEYRTLRNALKAWRQTTTSETAAWKKTLTDEIKRCWRRETGTTLKLASITSALPALNADFSHVRELDLVSVNWTEAADTLIGNFPNIERLRITQSKLDKLPTAVSDMRHLTTLNLSSNQVRLDAQSVEKLAALTLLEHLNLSDNPLETTPDLSAMANLKTLDLNKTGINQWPKGLLGKPGLSSVDLRSNQLRAVPEAHLKPPADQLDAIVRVNNVMLLQGNPFPAQYWRKFDRYWRDLSENHAQLIEGVIDAAFDCGSPRVERYRRMFPNKSLKQSREFLWSFPNGAAAVEVDRLELEFNLLQAQLDAWTFSGGGQRQTYIRAGQLAANAAHHSDRNTARERILSCWRRETPQMLANDGTPIGLELDLSRLTLPSLPDLDADFSHVGSLKLNNMNLSTSPEGFLTRYRHVRWLNLANNQLRELPPALGEMHGLTRIFLQNNQIRLTPDTARILSERTTLRALWMQNNPQLGLTPDFSQIPDIRSLDLSNTGIDTWPAGLLEQPSLDKINLSGNRITEIPDTLIAPTDALLAQSGRISNVTDVAGNPLSADTLNRVADYGERLLAAGITQIGLPNFLVATSAQAQRVAGFRARGDDSFRRLTNGLASDKVRARRTQWNALREQAGAEPFFDLLKRLEQLGTGQEDYRRRVWELIDAITENNPESEKLRQEIFDRAGEPACCDRAAFSFGNLEITVLAYRARTQAMDQSQGAQLSTLSRGLFRLHEVDRIASQDIQRSEAIINDPQVSEAQKQPHRERLREEVEIRLAYRYGLKDRLQLPGQPEQTRFTHMGQVTQAMLDSAYESVVALDNSPEEFQALVSREFWQVYVINKHQPQFETQRQPFQERLEALRESFTAGALSEADYKEQTDNQQALLVIEEAQLIQTLTRQELAE, from the coding sequence ATGACAACCCCTCCCAGCGCAGCCGACGAAACGGATACCCCGCTTGTACTGACCAGTGAAAGCTGGCAGCAACAACAGATTGTGCAACTGGTGCATGAGAACGTGAAAACGTTCATGGGCAAGCTCCCTCCAGAAGAGCAAAAGGAATACCTGCGCCTGTGCAAAGACCATGCTGAGCGCGAAAAAACCTTGAGCATCGCCCTCAATGACTTTTACAGCGACCTGAACAAACAACTGGTCGAGGCCCTGGAAAGCGCCTTGAAAAACAAAGCCGGCAAGCCCATCAATGCACAGACCACTTACCTCAAAACCCGGGTGAGGCAATTGCCTGTCGCCCTGGACGATCTGCCGGCCAATGACCGTCTGAGCGATCAAGTGCGTATCTTCAAAGAAGACCTCAGCGTGCGCGAGTATCAGCGCTCAATCACCTTACTGGAGGCCGCCTACCGCAACTTCGGCTTCACCGCCTACTTTTCCACCGAAGAACAGCGCGCCAGTTCCATCAGCGATACAGCCCTTAGCGTGAAAGACTTCGTGGCCGTGGCGCGCAGCGTCGATTTCGGCAAGCGCATCAATGACTACATCCAGGCCCAGTTCAGGAAGCGGCTGTCCAATGCGCTGTTCGGCCTGCAAGGTACCAAGTTGGTGATCGCCTTGAGAGATGCCTATCGCACCCAGGCATCCTGGAGCATCGGCGAGCAGGCGTTCAATGACCTTAAAACGTGGCTGTTCGATTCCAGCCTTCACTGGGAGCTGCATCAACTGGATGCCGGCGGCGACAAGATCGCCATGCCGTTTTTCACGCGGCGCTTTGAGTCGCCGGAAGGTGCCTGCGTCTACAGCTATTTCCCGGACCGCCCGAATGGTGCGCTGCGTCGCCATGGGTCTCAGCACGAAGCGGTCCAATCGCTGCAGGACCAGATTCGCAACGACGTGGGCCTTGAGCATTTCAATTGGTTCATGAAGGCCATCTCTCTGGACAATCAGGAGAAGCTGCGCACCTTTATCAAACCGCTCAAGGTCAACCGGGATGAGCTCTACTGGCATGCCCGAATCCTGTATGACCTGTTCGTCAGCAAAACTCCCAACCGGCAAAAACTGACGGTCGAGCGCTTCGCCACCGGCGCCCGTAGCCTGGCGCATACCTTGCCGGTCTACCATGGGTGGCCCATACAGGCGGACCTCAACCGGCTGGCGCGCACCAACAAAGTCGCCGACCGCGAGGCCGCCGAGGCCTTGGCCACCTACTTGGTCAGTGAAACCTTGTCGATGCTGCTGATTCCGGTGCCTGGCGGCGTCACGGGGTTAAGCAAAGTGATGCTGGTCGCGATGCTGGGTACCCTCGTCTACCAGACCTGGTCGGCGATTGCCGCACTGCGTCGCGGCCAGCAGGCCGAGTTGGTGCAGGCCGTGGGAGATATCTTCGATCTGTTGGTGGGCCTGCGTTTGCAGGGCGCGGCGGCCAAGTTGTCGGCACGCCGTACAGGCAAATTGATGAACGCGCTGGGCAACCCCAACTACGGTACCGCCGCCGATGGCAAACCGGCGTTGTGGTTCATCAACGACTACACACAGATCGCCCCCTCCTTCCTCGCGGGAGTTGAGCCAAACCCTCAGGGCCTATTTGAAAAAGGCAGCCTTAACTACATCAAGCTTGAGGTAGACAACCAGACCAGATTCGCCAGGGTCACCCTGGAAAAAAGCTCCGGGCGTTATCAGCTGGATACCGATCTCGCCGCCAGTGTTCGCCCCTATGTCACTTATTCGCCCAAGCAGGGGCGCTGGAACCTCGACCCCGTCGACACACGCGCCCTGAGCGAAGCCCAACTGCTGCAGCACATGATTTCGCCAAGCGAGCTGTCGATGACGCCGCAGGCCTGCCGGCGTGCATTGAATGTCGCAGGCATTGATCGTCAGGAGCTGCTGGACATCTGGTTCGGCCGCCAGCCCGTGCCGCCGACCTTGACGCAAGCCATTGAAAACCAGCACCTGCGCGAGGGGCTCGAGCAACTGCAAACGGCGCTCAAGCAGCGCGATGGCCGCCTGCCAACCCTTGCCGATAGAGCATTGCCCGCGTTGCTGGCGGACCTGGGCAGTTGCACGATCAACCTGTACACCGCCGACGGCAAAACGATGCTGTCGAGCCACACCCCGCCAGGCGCGGCCAATGCACCCACGCCAATCACCATCGACCTGCGCCAGGACGGCAGTGACCGTTATCGCCCCCTCGCAACCACCGCCTCGGTTGCCCCGCTTATGCAGCAAGTGCTGCACGAGCATGAACGGCTCGACCCGAAGAGCATCCTGGGCAAGACGGGCCGTGGCAGCGAAGATCAGCATCTGGAGAACCGCTTGCTTGGACTGAGGAAAAAACTCGGTGCGCACCTTGAGGCACACCATGAAGCGGTCTATGCAGCCCTGCGCACCGACCGCCTGCGCGAGCATCTGGGAGTAACCCATGAAGCCCGTCGATTTGCACCGACAGCGCTGCTTGATCAAACCTTCAGTGACAGCCCGGCAGTCCGCCTGTTGCGTCGGCGTTTCCCGCAGCTTTCCAGGCCCATGGCCGTCGACCTGCTCCAGCGGCACCCTTCATTACGCGACATCGGCCTCTATTCACCGCTGCACGCCCCGGTACGCGCCGCCATCTTCAAAAGCGTTGAGCAAAGCATCATTACCGAAGCCCTCGGCGCACTCTCGGACCCCAGCGGGCGAGGGCTCAATGCGCAAAGCGAGGCACTGTTCTGCCAATTGCTGACGCTGCTGCCGGACTGGTCAAGCGACGTTGGTGTTCAGGTGTATCAAGGCAACGTCGACCCGGCCGGAACCATCACTCGTCGTGGTCCGCTGCTGGACACCTATGGCAGCGAGGACGCCGACAGCATGATCATGCTGGTCAAGTCCGGCAATCGATACGCCGCTTACCTGGCGCACAACGGCGAACTGCAACCCGCTGCGAAGGGCGAAAACAGTTTGCTCAGCGCCACCTTGCACAGTTTGACCGACGCACAGCGCACTGCGCTTGGGCGTAAAATCCACGACGTCGATGGGCTCGCGCAGGACATACTCCAACAGGCCCGCGTGCAACAGGCACACTTGCCGGAGTTCCTGATTGCCTCGCGGGAGTTACCGCTGTCGAGCCAAAGCCTCAGTGCTTTTCGCATCGTCTACAAGCAACTGCCGGACAATGCCGACGCCGACGGCATTCATGCGTTGAGCGAGCGCAACTATGTGAGTATCGATGGCGGCATCTATCAGGTCATGTTCGACCGTGACGCCTCCACTGCCACCGGCAAAGTCTGGCGTATCGTCAAGCCAGACGACCCGGTTGCCCAGGATGAAGGCAACCTCTACAACAGCAGCCGTGCCGGAGAAAGTCACGCCATCACCCGCAATGCCGCGAATGTCTGGGTCAGCGCCGTCGTGGGTGCGCAAGGCGGCGTGCGGGGGCCGGGGCATGAGTGGAGTTTTTTCCGGCAACTCTCGGACCAGGCCGCCGCCGCCACCAATCGCCTGCGCAACCCGCAAAGCCGCGTACGCAAACTGTTCCCCATTTTCACCGATGAACAGGTCAGCACCTTTGTGCAATCGCTGGGGGACAACGTCACAGGCGAGCTGACGCGAAGGGAAACCGAATACAGAACCCTGCGCAACGCATTGAAGGCATGGCGGCAAACGACCACATCCGAAACCGCAGCCTGGAAGAAAACGCTCACCGACGAGATCAAGCGTTGCTGGCGACGTGAAACCGGGACGACACTCAAACTGGCGTCGATAACCTCAGCGCTTCCAGCGCTGAACGCTGATTTCAGCCATGTACGCGAACTTGATCTGGTGTCGGTCAACTGGACGGAGGCGGCCGATACCCTCATTGGCAACTTCCCCAACATTGAGCGCCTGCGCATCACGCAGTCCAAGCTCGACAAACTCCCCACAGCGGTCAGTGACATGCGCCACTTGACCACTTTGAATCTGAGTTCGAATCAGGTCCGCCTGGATGCACAGAGCGTGGAAAAACTCGCGGCACTTACCCTGCTCGAACACTTGAACCTCTCGGACAACCCTTTGGAAACAACCCCCGACTTGAGCGCCATGGCGAACCTGAAAACCCTGGATCTCAATAAGACCGGGATCAATCAATGGCCTAAAGGTTTGCTGGGCAAGCCTGGCCTGAGCAGCGTCGACCTGCGCAGCAACCAGTTGCGCGCGGTTCCCGAGGCCCACCTCAAGCCACCGGCTGATCAACTGGACGCTATTGTACGGGTCAATAACGTCATGCTGCTGCAAGGCAATCCCTTCCCCGCCCAGTACTGGCGCAAATTCGACCGGTACTGGCGCGACCTCAGTGAAAACCATGCGCAACTGATCGAAGGCGTCATCGACGCCGCGTTTGACTGTGGCAGCCCACGGGTTGAACGCTATCGCCGGATGTTCCCGAACAAAAGCCTGAAGCAATCCCGGGAGTTTCTGTGGAGTTTCCCCAACGGCGCGGCAGCGGTGGAGGTGGATCGGCTGGAGCTGGAGTTCAACCTGCTCCAGGCGCAGCTGGATGCGTGGACCTTCTCGGGCGGTGGCCAACGGCAGACCTATATCCGCGCAGGCCAACTGGCGGCAAATGCCGCGCATCACAGTGACCGAAACACTGCCCGGGAACGTATCTTGAGTTGCTGGCGCAGGGAAACACCCCAGATGCTGGCCAATGACGGCACGCCTATCGGCCTGGAGCTTGACCTCAGCCGCCTGACACTGCCCAGCCTGCCGGACCTGGACGCGGACTTCAGCCATGTCGGCTCGCTCAAACTGAACAACATGAACCTGAGCACTTCTCCGGAGGGTTTCCTGACCCGATACCGGCACGTGCGCTGGCTGAACCTTGCCAACAATCAGCTCCGAGAGCTGCCGCCGGCGTTGGGTGAAATGCACGGGCTTACACGTATTTTTTTACAGAACAACCAGATTCGCCTGACCCCGGACACCGCGCGCATCCTGTCGGAACGCACCACCCTCAGAGCCCTGTGGATGCAAAACAATCCACAACTGGGCCTCACCCCCGATTTCAGCCAAATACCGGATATACGCTCGCTCGATCTCTCCAATACAGGCATCGATACCTGGCCTGCGGGCTTGTTAGAGCAACCTTCGCTGGACAAGATCAACCTGAGCGGGAATCGGATCACCGAGATTCCCGACACCCTCATTGCACCCACCGACGCACTCCTGGCGCAGTCGGGGAGGATCAGCAATGTGACCGACGTCGCCGGCAACCCCTTATCCGCGGACACCCTGAATCGGGTCGCCGATTACGGAGAGCGACTCTTGGCCGCCGGCATTACACAAATCGGACTACCGAACTTTCTGGTAGCGACCAGCGCGCAGGCCCAGCGTGTCGCAGGGTTCAGAGCGCGAGGCGACGATTCTTTCAGGCGGTTGACCAATGGCCTGGCCTCAGACAAGGTTCGCGCAAGACGAACACAATGGAATGCGTTACGCGAACAAGCAGGCGCAGAACCTTTCTTCGACCTGCTCAAACGCCTGGAACAATTGGGCACCGGCCAGGAGGATTACCGGCGTCGGGTCTGGGAACTGATCGACGCCATCACCGAAAACAACCCGGAATCCGAAAAGCTGCGTCAGGAAATTTTCGACCGTGCCGGCGAGCCGGCCTGCTGTGACCGTGCGGCGTTCTCCTTTGGCAATCTGGAAATCACTGTACTCGCCTACCGCGCTCGCACGCAGGCGATGGATCAGTCACAAGGCGCACAGTTATCGACACTGTCCAGAGGCTTGTTCCGCTTGCATGAAGTGGACAGGATCGCCTCGCAAGACATTCAGCGCAGCGAAGCGATCATCAATGACCCTCAGGTTTCAGAGGCGCAGAAACAGCCCCACCGTGAGCGTCTGCGTGAAGAAGTCGAGATCAGGCTGGCCTATCGCTACGGCCTCAAGGATCGCCTCCAATTGCCGGGGCAGCCTGAGCAAACACGCTTCACCCATATGGGCCAAGTCACTCAGGCGATGCTGGACAGCGCCTATGAAAGCGTCGTGGCGCTGGATAATTCGCCTGAGGAGTTCCAGGCACTGGTGTCCAGAGAATTCTGGCAAGTTTATGTCATCAACAAACACCAGCCGCAATTCGAAACCCAGCGTCAGCCCTTTCAGGAGCGCCTGGAGGCCCTTCGCGAGAGTTTTACCGCAGGGGCACTGTCAGAAGCCGACTATAAGGAGCAAACCGACAACCAACAGGCACTGCTTGTAATTGAAGAGGCCCAGTTGATTCAGACGCTGACCCGCCAGGAGCTGGCCGAATGA
- a CDS encoding YgiQ family radical SAM protein, translating to MQTAKPLFDYPKYWAECFGPAPFLPMSREEMDQLGWDSCDIIIVTGDAYVDHPSFGMAIIGRLLESQGFRVGIIAQPNWQSKDDFMKLGEPNLFFGVAAGNMDSMINRYTADKKIRSDDAYTPGGMAGKRPDRASLVYSQRCKEAYKNVPIVLGGIEASLRRIAHYDYWQDRVRNSILIDATADILLYGNAERAIVEVAQRLSWGHKIEDITDVRGTAFIRRDTPAGWYEVDSTRIDRPGKVDKIINPYVNTQDTQACAIEQEKGPVDDPEEAKVVQILASPRMTRDKTVIRLPSVEKVRGDAVLYAHANRVLHLETNPGNARALVQKHGEVDVWFNPPPIPMTTEEMDYVFGMPYARVPHPAYGKEKIPAYDMIRFSVNIMRGCFGGCTFCSITEHEGRIIQNRSEESIIREIEEIRDKVPGFTGVISDLGGPTANMYRIACKSPEIESACRKPSCVFPGICPNLNTDHSSLIQLYRSARALPGVKKILIASGLRYDLAVESPEYVKELVTHHVGGYLKIAPEHTEEGPLNQMMKPGIGSYDKFKRMFEKYTKEAGKEQYLIPYFIAAHPGTTDEDMMNLALWLKGNGFRADQVQAFYPSPMATATAMYHSGKNPLRKVTYKSDAVTIVKSEEQRRLHKAFLRYHDPKGWPMLREALTRMGRADLIGPGKDQLIPLHQPSTDSYQSARRKNSTPAGSHKVAKETTTRILTQHTGLPPRGSDGSNPWDKREQAKAAAQARNKQAAKERTDAAKGKGGKPARKPVVPR from the coding sequence ATGCAAACAGCCAAGCCGTTATTTGACTATCCCAAGTACTGGGCCGAATGTTTCGGTCCTGCGCCATTCCTGCCGATGAGCAGGGAGGAGATGGATCAGCTTGGCTGGGATTCGTGCGACATCATCATCGTCACCGGTGATGCCTACGTTGACCATCCGTCGTTCGGCATGGCGATCATCGGCCGGCTGCTGGAGTCCCAGGGCTTTCGCGTCGGAATCATCGCCCAGCCGAACTGGCAGTCCAAAGACGACTTCATGAAGCTCGGCGAGCCGAACCTGTTCTTCGGCGTCGCGGCCGGCAACATGGACTCGATGATCAACCGCTACACCGCCGACAAGAAAATCCGCTCCGATGACGCCTATACCCCAGGCGGCATGGCCGGCAAACGCCCGGACCGCGCGAGCCTGGTGTACAGCCAGCGTTGCAAGGAAGCCTACAAGAACGTGCCGATCGTACTCGGCGGTATCGAAGCTTCCCTGCGTCGTATTGCTCACTACGACTACTGGCAGGACCGCGTGCGCAATTCGATCCTGATCGACGCCACCGCCGATATCCTGCTGTACGGCAACGCCGAGCGGGCCATCGTCGAAGTTGCCCAGCGCCTGTCGTGGGGGCACAAGATCGAAGACATTACTGATGTGCGCGGTACGGCGTTCATCCGCCGTGATACGCCAGCCGGTTGGTACGAAGTGGACTCCACGCGCATCGACCGGCCGGGCAAGGTCGACAAGATCATCAACCCGTACGTCAACACCCAGGACACCCAGGCCTGCGCCATCGAGCAGGAAAAAGGCCCGGTGGATGATCCTGAGGAAGCCAAGGTCGTGCAGATCCTGGCCAGCCCGCGCATGACCCGCGACAAGACCGTGATCCGCCTGCCCTCGGTGGAAAAGGTCCGTGGCGACGCGGTGCTGTATGCCCACGCCAACCGCGTGTTGCACCTGGAAACCAACCCGGGCAACGCCCGCGCCCTGGTGCAGAAGCACGGCGAAGTGGACGTGTGGTTCAACCCGCCGCCCATTCCAATGACCACCGAAGAAATGGACTATGTGTTCGGCATGCCTTACGCCCGCGTACCGCACCCGGCGTACGGCAAGGAGAAGATTCCGGCCTACGACATGATCCGTTTCTCGGTGAACATCATGCGTGGCTGCTTCGGCGGCTGCACCTTCTGCTCGATCACCGAGCACGAAGGCCGCATCATCCAGAACCGTTCCGAAGAGTCGATCATTCGCGAGATCGAAGAGATCCGCGACAAGGTCCCGGGCTTTACCGGCGTGATCTCCGACCTCGGCGGGCCGACCGCGAACATGTACCGCATTGCCTGCAAGAGCCCGGAAATCGAATCCGCGTGCCGCAAGCCGTCGTGCGTGTTCCCTGGCATCTGCCCGAACCTGAACACCGACCACTCCTCCTTGATCCAGCTGTACCGCAGCGCCCGTGCGTTGCCGGGTGTGAAGAAAATCCTGATCGCCTCCGGCCTGCGCTACGACCTCGCCGTCGAGTCGCCGGAATACGTCAAGGAACTGGTGACCCACCACGTCGGTGGTTACCTCAAGATCGCCCCGGAACACACCGAGGAAGGTCCGCTCAACCAGATGATGAAACCGGGCATCGGCAGCTATGACAAGTTCAAGCGCATGTTCGAGAAGTACACCAAGGAAGCGGGTAAGGAGCAGTACCTGATCCCGTACTTCATCGCCGCCCACCCCGGCACCACCGATGAAGACATGATGAACCTGGCCCTGTGGCTCAAGGGCAATGGCTTTCGCGCCGACCAGGTGCAGGCGTTCTACCCGTCGCCGATGGCCACCGCCACCGCGATGTACCACTCGGGCAAGAACCCGCTGCGCAAGGTCACCTACAAGAGTGACGCGGTGACCATCGTCAAGAGCGAAGAACAACGCCGTCTGCACAAGGCGTTCCTGCGCTATCACGACCCGAAAGGCTGGCCGATGCTGCGTGAAGCGCTGACCCGCATGGGCCGCGCCGACCTGATCGGGCCGGGCAAGGACCAGTTGATCCCGCTGCATCAGCCGAGCACCGACAGCTACCAGAGCGCGCGTCGCAAGAACTCGACGCCGGCCGGCAGCCACAAGGTCGCCAAGGAAACCACCACCAGAATCCTCACCCAGCACACCGGCCTTCCGCCGCGTGGCAGTGACGGCAGCAACCCGTGGGACAAGCGTGAGCAAGCCAAGGCGGCGGCTCAGGCGCGCAACAAGCAGGCGGCGAAGGAACGTACCGATGCGGCCAAGGGCAAGGGCGGCAAGCCTGCGCGCAAGCCGGTGGTGCCGCGTTGA
- a CDS encoding NAD synthetase: protein MSNPLLSIGMDFNRSQFMARQRIESQINLPRLFAAIDADPGIVGAGVVYIDADFNVVTLREFQPICSIAPKRIILREAQKYIAPAQFVQQVQDNPRESRLVGEAINTSLSCAGAIIGWIVVLSGTVAVPFTAGASTVITAIGYTAATASTLQCFASGYRVSNEISDPSKNDKLDSSEWYQYTMIALDAASLIGVGASTLTTVKLVRLNQATTGKSVRDVLRGLNRQERAKLTKELLSIKDPRMSAKMLKLKQLSGEATKRFTPAQVKHGTVTQIQDALGAAIGFTGSAISGNVRTIAVGLYEEMRDE, encoded by the coding sequence ATGAGCAACCCCCTGCTCAGCATCGGCATGGATTTCAACCGCTCCCAGTTCATGGCGCGCCAGCGCATTGAAAGCCAGATCAACCTGCCACGGCTGTTTGCGGCCATTGACGCAGACCCTGGCATTGTTGGTGCGGGCGTGGTGTATATCGACGCCGACTTCAACGTGGTAACCCTGCGTGAGTTCCAGCCTATCTGCAGTATTGCCCCCAAGCGCATTATTTTGCGTGAGGCGCAGAAATACATCGCCCCGGCGCAGTTTGTGCAACAGGTCCAGGACAACCCCCGCGAATCGCGCCTGGTGGGGGAGGCGATCAACACCTCCCTATCCTGCGCGGGCGCGATCATCGGTTGGATCGTTGTGCTCAGCGGCACCGTTGCTGTGCCGTTCACGGCGGGCGCCAGCACAGTGATTACGGCCATCGGCTATACCGCTGCCACGGCCAGCACGCTCCAGTGTTTTGCCAGTGGCTACCGCGTCAGCAATGAGATCAGCGACCCCTCCAAAAATGACAAGCTTGATAGCTCCGAGTGGTACCAGTACACGATGATCGCGCTGGACGCGGCGTCGTTGATCGGGGTCGGTGCATCGACGTTGACCACGGTAAAACTGGTGCGGTTGAACCAGGCGACCACCGGAAAAAGCGTGCGGGACGTGCTGCGAGGATTGAACCGGCAAGAGCGCGCCAAGCTTACCAAGGAGCTGCTCAGCATCAAGGACCCGCGCATGAGCGCCAAAATGCTCAAGTTGAAGCAACTGTCCGGCGAGGCGACCAAGCGGTTCACGCCCGCCCAGGTCAAGCATGGGACGGTGACCCAGATACAGGATGCATTGGGCGCGGCCATCGGTTTTACCGGCAGCGCAATTTCGGGAAATGTGCGCACCATTGCCGTGGGGCTGTATGAGGAAATGCGCGATGAATGA